The Oceanispirochaeta sp. M1 DNA segment AGACTCTACTTGAAACAGGGATGAATGAAAAGTACACAATAGATGAGCTTCTGACTCACCTCATCGACTCTGAGTGGGGAGACAGGAGTGAACGAAAACGAGCCAGATTAACCAAGGCTGCCGGGTTCAGGTACCAGGCAAGTATCAGTGAATTGGACTTCTCTCTGAATCGGAATCTGGATAAGAATCTTATGCTCCGTTTGTCAGACAGTGCATGGATCAGGGATGGAAAAGACATTCTGATTACAGGGCCCACTGGTGTGGGGAAAAGTTATGTCGGCAGTGCTTTGGGCCACCAGGCTTGTGATGCAGGATACAGTGTCTTTTATCAATTAACAGGTCGTTTATTGGGAAAGTTGAAGGATGCAAAACATGATGGAACATATCTGAAAGTACTCTCAAAAATCTATAAATCAGATCTACTGATTCTTGAAGACTTTGGACTCTCTCCTTTTGAAAATCAGGGGCGGCTGGCACTACTGGATATACTTGAAGATCGGCATGGAAGGAAGTCTACAATCTTTCTATCCCAGCTTCCGGTATCATCCTGGCACAGCCTTATAGGGGATTCAACAATTGCTGATGCAATCATGGACCGTATTGTTCACAGTTCTATCAGAATAGAGCTTCAGGGAGAGTCTGTAAGGAAGAAAATGTATAAAAAAACTTGACTCAAACCTGCCACCCGGGATTAGATGAAACCAGCGGTTGAAAAAAGCGACTTAGGTGGCAGGATAAAACCGGAATGGGTGGCAGTTTTCACCGGAATATCCAATTTCCAGAGAATGATCTGATAGAAGAGGATCATTACTTCTTAATGGGTGATAACCGATATAATTCTAAAGATCTTCGCCATGGGTTACATTCGCAAGATCGTTTCTTTATAAATGATCAGGAACAGGCTTTTGTTTACAAGTCACTATTAAATCCAACAACAGTTCATGAATCAAGAATAGAAGGATTTGTGTTCTTTCGTTTATTTCCAATTAACAGAATTGGAATCCCTGCCAAATAGACAGAAGGCCGGTTGTCAGTAGTATGGGTGTTTGACACTATTAGTGTAATGCACTAACATTAGGTATGATCAAAAGCTTCCACGATGATCAGACAGAAAGTGTCTGGAACCGGACACGGGTGAAAGGATTCCCTAGTGATATTTTTAAGGTTGCCAGAAGAAAGCTTGGTTTCCTTGAAGATGCCGTAGATATTAACGATTTACGTGTTCCACCAGGAAACCGCCTTGAAGCTCTAAAAGGTAATAGGGAAGGGCCGCATAGTATTAGGATTAATGCTCAATGGAGAGTTTGTTTCCAATGGGTTGATGGAAATGCTTTTGATGTTGAGATTGCAGACTATCACTAAGGAGGTGTCCCATGGCTCATGATTTAATTGAATTATCAACACCAGGAGAAGTCCTGAAGGAAGAATTCCTTGATCCTCTGGGAATAACATCTTATGCCTTGGCAAAAGCTATCTTCGTTGATCCTCCGAGGATTGCGAGTATTATTAAAGGGTCCAGGAAGATCACTGCTGATACAGCATTAAGGTTTTCTCGATTCTTCGGGAACTCTGCTGGATTTTGGATGAATATGCAGACTCGATATGATTTAGAAACTCAAGAAGAAGAGAAACATGAGGATTTAAGTAAGATCCACCTTTATCACACGGCTTCTTAAAATATCTGTCTACTTCCGTAGAAGTAGACAGTGCTTGTATTTCTTGGTAGTGAAGCATCAATACTCACGACTCTTGTTTTCATGCGTGCACCTTGTCTTCCTGGGTATGTAGAAACCCTTAATCGCTGAAGTTCTGCGGCCTTGTACTGAGGAAAACCAATGATCTATCTTGATCCTTTTTATTGTTCGCTAGATCAAGCTTTTTTTTATGTTGATTAGAAGCTTGAATTATTACTGAAATAGAGAGTGCTATGAGAAATAGTGATATTAGGATAAATAAATGGTCACTCATATTCCCTCCAGTAGTCCTGACATATAGTTATTAAGAATAAGATTCTATATTGTGGTTTTTGCTTACAATTACATCTTTAATATAGAAGGCATGCTTAAGATTTGTGTATTTTTCTAATTTTTCCATGCCGTGAGGTCTGTTTAATTCTATTATAATAAATAATGAAATAAGTAATTATAAAAAAAAAGACTGAACCGATAAATCGATTCAGTCTATTAAAAACTATCGGGCTGGGCGGATTTGAACCGCCGACCCCGTGTCCCCCAGACACGTACGCTAAACCCCTGCGCTACAGCCCGTTTTTAATGCCTGAGTAAATTACCACAGGCCTAATTAAATGTCAATCAGCTCTCTGCTGAATTCTCAGGCCTTCAGGAAATCTCCCAGTTCCCTGTAGTAGGTGAGATTATCCAGATCCGCCAGAAAAATATCCAATAGATCAGGATCAAAATAGGTCCCTCGTTCGGATTTCATATAATTGACGATCTCCTCTTTCTCCATGGCCTTTCTGTAGGGTCTGTCTGAAATTAGAGCATCATACACATCGGCTAGTATGAAAATCCTGGCAGCAAGGGGGATATCTTCACCCTTAAGACCTGAAGGATATCCTGTGCCGTCCCAGCGTTCATGGTGATGGTAAATAACCGGAACTGCAGGTTTGAGGAAAGGGATATTTATAACCGAGTCTCTTCCAATTTCCGGATGGCGTCTCATGAGTGTCCATTCATCATCATTTAGAGGTCCCTCTTTTTTGAGTATTCTGTCCGGTATCCCCAGCTTGCCTATGTCGTGGAGGAAGGCCCCCCGTTTCAGCTGTATCTGTTCGTCTTCCGGAAGATTGACTTTCAGGGCAATATTCAGACTGATGCTGACGACCCTGCGGCTGTGCCCCTGGGTTTCAATATCTCTGAGTTCCAGTATCCGGGCCCAGGCCTGAAGAATTTCATCATAGGAGAATTCGAGAATGTCCCGGCTCTTTTTTATGCTTCGTATGAGCTGCTCATTGGTCAGGGCACTGCCTAACTGAAAGAGGCTTAACTGCAGATAATTCAGAGAGGTCTGATCGGCCTTTCCAGGCATTAAAAGCTCAAGGTAGCCTTTCGTTTCCGATGTATAGAAGCGGCATCCATAATAGTATTCCTCTGCTTCTGTATGGAGCATAAGGGGAGTTTTGTCTTCGAGACTTCTTATTCCTTCATAATCATATTCCAGATAAGAACCGGAAAAATCGGGGATGTTCACTCTCTGATTATTAATCCCATCAGGCAGGGCGGCGATACAGACCGCTTCGGATTTATCTCCCTCTGCCAGAGACAGGCAGACCGTAGTACATTGAAGTTCTTTCTCAAGAGATCTAAGGACAATGTGAAGCCTTTCTTCAAAATCCAGACGGCTGTCCATCATGACCATGCCGCTTTGTCTCAGTTGTTCCTGAACCTTTATCTGTCTCATGTTTTCCTGATGCGCAATGATGAGCTGTTTATTGAACAGTTGGGATTTTGTGTAACGGCGGTCCATTCCTTTCAGGATAAGACGGATTGTCATGGATATTATGAGACTGACACAAAGTGCATTTGTGACGATAATCCACCAGTAAGCTCCGAATTCCAGGAACAGAAGATTACTGTCTTTTGCAAAATAGAACAGAGCACTCAATCCCAGAAATACAATAGTATTTATAATGACTACATGCCATGACTTATGACTGCTGGAAAAGACCAGTAATAGTACAATGGAAAGAGATATATAAAACTGACCGGCCCCCCTTGGACCTGTTGTCAGGAGTAAGGCAATACTGACGATATAAAATCCCCAGCTGACAAGCCCCTGTCTGACCTTGTATGGAATCCTGCGGAGAAGCCCCATTAATATAAAGAAAATATAAAAGAAGGGGAGGATCAATGAGGGGAAAATCATACCTTCTATATAAAACTGATAAGTCCCCGCTACCACGGCAGGCAGAGCCAATGTATATATAGTGATCATCAGGTTGATAAAGATAAACTGCTGCCAATATTGAAGGGACGCAGCTCTGGCTTGATCATCCTTTAGGATCATCAGATTTCTGAGTTTGAAAAAGAGTCTGTAGAATTTATAACCTTTGCTTGTCATTCTCTTACCATTCAGCTCTAATCGTAATCCACTGTTCTTGTAGAGGCAAATTAAATTTAGCTTCAGAGTTTTAATATTTCAGCATTTCATGGGATCCGAGGATTCTATTTTTGAATATTCCGTCTGAGAATATATCCCTCTTTTACCTCTGCTCCGGGAATGATTGTGCATGCCTTGCCGTGGTCAATTTTCTCAATGATATTCCCTTCGGGGTCTTTCAGTTTAAAGCCGCTGTCTGCCTGGTAAAGCAGGTCTGGTCCTATGTATTCAATTTCCTGACTGCTGAGAATCTGATTTTTTACGTCCAGGTCATATTCTCCCGGGGCAGTTTCTTTGCCGATGGAGCCAAGAAATTGATAGGGAGATGTTTCCATCTTTCCTGTGGGCTGTTCAATATCATCTTTTCCGAAGTAAAAACCTGTAGAAAATTCTCTATGGCTCACCTTCAAAAGCTCTTCCCTGTATCCTTCCAGATTGGAAACAGACTTTCCTTCCAGTGAATCTATCTTCTTGCGGTAGGCCCGTGTGACGATGGCCGTATAATAGATGGACTTCATGCGCCCCTCAATCTTAAGAGAATCCACACCCGCATCCTTGAGATCCTGGATGTAATCGATCATACAGATATCCTTGCTGGAGAGAATGGAAGTAAAACCGTCACCTTCGAAAATAGGGTAGTATTCTCCGGGGCGTTCAGCTTCTTCAAGTACCATTTCTGTATTCGCCGGACCTTCCAGAGGGCGGTAATCCCAACGGCAGGAATGAGCACAGCTTCCGTCATTGGCAGAGCGGTTAATCATCTCTTTACTCAGGAAACAGCGGCCGGAATAGGCCAGGCACATGGCACCGTGGACAAAAGTTTCAATTTCGATGTCCGGAACATCCCGTCTTATGCGGGCAATGTCCTTCAGAGAACACTCTCTCCCGAGTATGACTCTTTTAAAACCAAGATCACGGTAGAGTTTTACAGCATCGCTGTTCAGGGCGTTTGCCTGAGTACTCAGATGGAGATCCCTGCCGGGAAAGCGCTTCTGCATTGTCCTGACTATTCCGAGGTCACTTATGATAAAGGCGTCGAAAGGGTAGGCTTCGAACTGATCCAGTGAAGCATCCAGACGATCCAGGTCCTGATTGTGAAAGTAAATGTTCAGGGCACAAAAGAGCTTCTTGTCCCCTTTGATCCGGGCAATTTCAGCGGCTTCATCTTTGCCGAAATTATCAGCTTTTGCTCTTAATGAGAAGCTGTGAAGTCCGATATAGGCGGCATCGGCGCCATACTGATATGCGTATTTAAGTTTTTCTACATTTCCTGCAGGTGAGAGTAATTCCATGGTCCTAATTATGGGAGAAATCAGACTCTGGTCAAGAACTCCTCATGTCTGTGCTGATATATTTCCTATTTACCCGTATGTTCTGCTCTTCTGAATATATGTTATAATGGATTTTTAAGTTAAATCAGGAGTTATTTATGACGGAAGAACAGATTCTCTGCTGGTATGGAACTGATCCATTTGAGGCCGGGAAGGCATTAATGGAGGCCTCTGAAGTCTGGAAAAACTGGGGGGAAACTGAGCATATCGGCCTGAAACCGAATCTGGTGGTTTCAAAGACAGCTTCTTCCGGGGCTACGACTCATCCTGAATTTTGTGCAGGGATCATCACATTCCTGAGGGAACAGAATTTCAGCAATATAAGTATTCTGGAAGGCTCCTGGGTAGGTGACCGTACCGAGCGTGCCTTCAAGATCTGTGGTTATACCGACCTGTCAAAAAAATACTCTGTTCCTCTGGTGGATCTGCAGAAGGATTCTTCTATCAGCTGTGAGGCAACAAACGGTGATTACAGAATTTGTGAGTCCGTGTTGAATCTGGACCGCCTTATCAACCTGCCTGTTCTTAAGGGACATTGTCAGACCGCTATGACTTGTGCAATGAAAAATCTGAAGGGATGCATTCCCGACAGTGAGAAAAGGCGTTATCACAGTGAAGGTCTGTTTCAGCCCATTGCCGATCTTAATGAGATACTGAAGGCTGATCTTATCTTAGTGGATGCATTAAAGGGAGATCCAGATTTTGAGGAAGGGGGCAATCCCCAGACAATGAATTTGTTTATGGCAGCTCTTGATCCTGTTCTGATGGACAGTTATGCCTGTACTCTTCTGGGTCTTACCATAGATGATGTTCCCTATATCAGCAAAGGGGCGGCTCTGGGTGCGGGGATTCCCCATGTGGGTAAAGATACTCTGCTGCCTCTGAATAAGGGAGAAGGGTTCAGCAGTCTTCAGCAGTCCTCGCTTTCAAGACAATTAGCAGGTCATGTTCATGAGAAAGGAGCATGCAGTGCCTGTTATGCATCATTAATGCAGGCGTTGAAGGTCCTTGAGGAAGAGGGAAGTGCCCTGCCTGAAACAGTTAAGATCGGACAGGGATTCAAGGGGGTCCAGACCGACGGAATGGGGATCGGTAACTGTCTGAGCGGCTGTATTTCAAATGTCCCCGGATGTCCTCCTTCAAGTTCAGAAATTGCGTTTTTCCTCAAAAAAGGGTTATGAGCAAAGGGAATTCACATAAATTCAGGTAAATTCATGAAATAAAGATATTAATTAAACTGAATTCACACAAAGACCGATCTATACTATAGATAAGTAAAGATAGTTCAACCGGTCAGAGAGCGATCATTAAGATTCCAATATAAAGCCGGATGATATAAGTAACCCCGGGACAATGAAGCGGGGTTTTTTTACGCCCATACGGTTTTTCCTCTCCCTGAATTTCTTCAAATATTTTTTTTGTGATACTTTTTGTCTCCTGCCTTGTCTTATTCTTTATATAAACTCTAAAGGGGCGGTATTTTTTATTAATCGTCTATAATATGATGGATAGGCTGGGAAATACAGAATTTCTCAGGCTGTATAAGCTCAAAACCGATAAGAGGGATATATGCTTTTCATAGATATTGTTCACATCATTATCCTCGTTGTAAGTTCTTATTTTTTACTTAACACCATTATTAATATTCTTTATCTGCGATATCAGTCAAAAAACCCTTCTGTAAAAAAAGGTCCTAAAATTTCCGTGATGGTTCCTGCCAGAAATGAAGAGGAAAATATCAGATCCTGCCTGGAATATCTTCTGGATCAGGATTATGAAAATTATGAAATTCTTGTAATGAATGATAATTCCACTGACAGTACAGGAGAAATCCTTGATGAGATGGCCAGGGAATATCCCCGGCTGAGAATCTATAATGGGGCTCCTCTGAAAAAAGGCTGGTTCGGCAAGCCATATGCTCTGCAGCAGCTCAGCCAATATGCCACGGGGGATTACTATCTGTTTTCCGATGCAGATACAATTCACAGCAGAACAAGTCTTTCATTCTGTATGACCAATGCCCTCTACCATAAGGCCGACCTTGTTTCAGCATACCCCAGGGAGCTGATTGGAACCTTCGGTGAAGTTATGAATGTTTCGGCTATGTACATCATGACCACCATCATTATGCCCCTGCCCGCCATTGATTACATAAAGTGGAAACAGGCATCTTTCTGTCTGGGACAGTATTTTTTTGTTAAGGCTGATGTATTTAAAGAGATTGACGGTTTTGAAGCCGTAAAACATGAAATAACTGAGGATGTCGCTTTTGGTAAGACCGTGAAGCAGAGGGGATATAAGACGAAATTTCTTGATGCCCAGCCTCATGTGGCCTGTCAGATGTATAAAAGCTTTGCAGAATCATTCCGGGGTATTGGAAAGAATGTTTATAATGCTGTCGGACGAAATATATTTCTTCTCATAGGGATAATTATACTTGTTCTGCTTTTTATAGATTACCCTGTATTCAGGCTGATTATGGATCTTTCTGAGGGTAAGGTTTCTCTGGCTATAGTCTTTTCTGTGGTGATTTTCTTTCTGATGTGGTTACTCAATGTAATAGACAGAAAATTGCCTATCTTCAGTGTTTTTCTTTATCCTTTCCAATATCTGAATGTACTGGCCATGGCTCTGTATTTTACATTTAAGTTCAAGTTCGGTGAGGGGATTGTCTGGAAGAACAGGACTATGGATTAGTCAGGTATTCTTTTCGGTTTATTTTTTTTATCAGTAATATTGTGTACTACCCAGACAACTTTGTGCTGAATGTCTGCAGGATCAATCTCCAGAGGATAGAGATTCCCTTTGAATCTCTGGATGGATGAAGGTCCTTCAGTCATCTGTTCAATGAAATCTGATGATGATAATTCATATTCAATTTCCAACGCCTGCTCTGTGCGGACTACTTTTTCAAGAAGAGACTGAAAGTAGTCAGCTTTTTCCTTTATCAGAACATCGGGGTAACTTTTCCCGATGAGTACGGAACCATCTGAGTACAAAGCTCTGTTTGTGCCTCCCAGAAGACTCAGGTACTCTCCTGTATGACTCATTATAAATACAATGGTATTCTCTTCCTGGAGAACATGGACAATTTCATTCTGCAGATCACTGGACATATCCATTCCGGCGGCTCCTGGTGTGGGATCTTATTATAATTATACCCCTGAAATGGCCGGATTGGAATTATATTCTTACAATCGCCCTGTTGATGCAAGTTTTAGAACAGGTCCAGCTGCTTACCGTGACACAGTTCATCAAAGCTCAGTCCCATGTAGGGGAGAACCGCATCAGCCAGTGGGCGGATCTGTTTCTCTATATAGTGTTCGTAGTCAGGTTCCTTGGGATTCATCTGTATCGGAACAGGTCCCGCGGCTGTCATGATGTATTCAACAGATCTGATTTTGTGTCTCTCGCTGATGGGGAGGAGAAGAGCTGCTTTCACATGGGGGGGGACATTCTTTGTGTATTCTTCGGGAGCCTTACTCAAGCCCTTTTTATAGACCAGCTCATCATCCATCTTTCCGTTTCTCAGATCTTCTATATATTCCATAATCCAGGCCGCCGCATCTTCCTTATTGAAAAACAGTCTGAACAGTTCATATTGAAAATTCCGGGCCATCTCAGTCCAGTCTGAGCGTACGAATTCCATCCCCGTGAATTCAAGACTTGTGAGTCCGTTTTTATCAAGAAGGCCTGCATAGCGTTTACATGCTCCCATATCTGATCCTCTGAGTGGAGGAAGAAAGAAGCGTGAATAGAGTTTTTCAAATTCAATTTCAAGATGGGAAAAGACGCTGGATTCCTCCATCACTTTTTTTTCCATAAAATGGTTCACCCTGTCTGCCAGTTTCTGTGCAGCCTCCCGGGCATTGTGTTTCTCTTTATCCTTGAGGCAGACAAATACTGAGTCTGTATCACCATAAATGACCTTGTAATCTTCCTCTCTTAGCCAGCGTACGGTTTCTTTAAGAATCCACTGACCAGTGCCTGTTATGGCCCGGGGAAGGTCGGGGTTGTAGAAGCGGCAGCCTGTTGTGCCCATGGCACCATAAAAGGAATTCATTAGAATCTTGATAGCCTGTGAGAGCTGATCGTTCCTCTCCTCTTTTGCCCTTTGACGCAGTTCCATACAGTTCGCCAGGAACTCAGGAAGAATTGTTTCTGTTCTGGAGAAACTGTGGCCTGTGGGTGTTGTGATA contains these protein-coding regions:
- the istB gene encoding IS21-like element helper ATPase IstB translates to MNNNQVTIDKMKEMRLHGMAHAFQTLLETGMNEKYTIDELLTHLIDSEWGDRSERKRARLTKAAGFRYQASISELDFSLNRNLDKNLMLRLSDSAWIRDGKDILITGPTGVGKSYVGSALGHQACDAGYSVFYQLTGRLLGKLKDAKHDGTYLKVLSKIYKSDLLILEDFGLSPFENQGRLALLDILEDRHGRKSTIFLSQLPVSSWHSLIGDSTIADAIMDRIVHSSIRIELQGESVRKKMYKKT
- a CDS encoding S26 family signal peptidase gives rise to the protein MGGSFHRNIQFPENDLIEEDHYFLMGDNRYNSKDLRHGLHSQDRFFINDQEQAFVYKSLLNPTTVHESRIEGFVFFRLFPINRIGIPAK
- a CDS encoding type II toxin-antitoxin system RelE/ParE family toxin, which encodes MIKSFHDDQTESVWNRTRVKGFPSDIFKVARRKLGFLEDAVDINDLRVPPGNRLEALKGNREGPHSIRINAQWRVCFQWVDGNAFDVEIADYH
- a CDS encoding HigA family addiction module antitoxin, whose translation is MAHDLIELSTPGEVLKEEFLDPLGITSYALAKAIFVDPPRIASIIKGSRKITADTALRFSRFFGNSAGFWMNMQTRYDLETQEEEKHEDLSKIHLYHTAS
- a CDS encoding HD-GYP domain-containing protein — protein: MTSKGYKFYRLFFKLRNLMILKDDQARAASLQYWQQFIFINLMITIYTLALPAVVAGTYQFYIEGMIFPSLILPFFYIFFILMGLLRRIPYKVRQGLVSWGFYIVSIALLLTTGPRGAGQFYISLSIVLLLVFSSSHKSWHVVIINTIVFLGLSALFYFAKDSNLLFLEFGAYWWIIVTNALCVSLIISMTIRLILKGMDRRYTKSQLFNKQLIIAHQENMRQIKVQEQLRQSGMVMMDSRLDFEERLHIVLRSLEKELQCTTVCLSLAEGDKSEAVCIAALPDGINNQRVNIPDFSGSYLEYDYEGIRSLEDKTPLMLHTEAEEYYYGCRFYTSETKGYLELLMPGKADQTSLNYLQLSLFQLGSALTNEQLIRSIKKSRDILEFSYDEILQAWARILELRDIETQGHSRRVVSISLNIALKVNLPEDEQIQLKRGAFLHDIGKLGIPDRILKKEGPLNDDEWTLMRRHPEIGRDSVINIPFLKPAVPVIYHHHERWDGTGYPSGLKGEDIPLAARIFILADVYDALISDRPYRKAMEKEEIVNYMKSERGTYFDPDLLDIFLADLDNLTYYRELGDFLKA
- a CDS encoding U32 family peptidase, producing the protein MELLSPAGNVEKLKYAYQYGADAAYIGLHSFSLRAKADNFGKDEAAEIARIKGDKKLFCALNIYFHNQDLDRLDASLDQFEAYPFDAFIISDLGIVRTMQKRFPGRDLHLSTQANALNSDAVKLYRDLGFKRVILGRECSLKDIARIRRDVPDIEIETFVHGAMCLAYSGRCFLSKEMINRSANDGSCAHSCRWDYRPLEGPANTEMVLEEAERPGEYYPIFEGDGFTSILSSKDICMIDYIQDLKDAGVDSLKIEGRMKSIYYTAIVTRAYRKKIDSLEGKSVSNLEGYREELLKVSHREFSTGFYFGKDDIEQPTGKMETSPYQFLGSIGKETAPGEYDLDVKNQILSSQEIEYIGPDLLYQADSGFKLKDPEGNIIEKIDHGKACTIIPGAEVKEGYILRRNIQK
- a CDS encoding DUF362 domain-containing protein, with amino-acid sequence MTEEQILCWYGTDPFEAGKALMEASEVWKNWGETEHIGLKPNLVVSKTASSGATTHPEFCAGIITFLREQNFSNISILEGSWVGDRTERAFKICGYTDLSKKYSVPLVDLQKDSSISCEATNGDYRICESVLNLDRLINLPVLKGHCQTAMTCAMKNLKGCIPDSEKRRYHSEGLFQPIADLNEILKADLILVDALKGDPDFEEGGNPQTMNLFMAALDPVLMDSYACTLLGLTIDDVPYISKGAALGAGIPHVGKDTLLPLNKGEGFSSLQQSSLSRQLAGHVHEKGACSACYASLMQALKVLEEEGSALPETVKIGQGFKGVQTDGMGIGNCLSGCISNVPGCPPSSSEIAFFLKKGL
- a CDS encoding glycosyltransferase family 2 protein; translation: MLFIDIVHIIILVVSSYFLLNTIINILYLRYQSKNPSVKKGPKISVMVPARNEEENIRSCLEYLLDQDYENYEILVMNDNSTDSTGEILDEMAREYPRLRIYNGAPLKKGWFGKPYALQQLSQYATGDYYLFSDADTIHSRTSLSFCMTNALYHKADLVSAYPRELIGTFGEVMNVSAMYIMTTIIMPLPAIDYIKWKQASFCLGQYFFVKADVFKEIDGFEAVKHEITEDVAFGKTVKQRGYKTKFLDAQPHVACQMYKSFAESFRGIGKNVYNAVGRNIFLLIGIIILVLLFIDYPVFRLIMDLSEGKVSLAIVFSVVIFFLMWLLNVIDRKLPIFSVFLYPFQYLNVLAMALYFTFKFKFGEGIVWKNRTMD